The Granulicella sp. 5B5 nucleotide sequence CGAAGCCGAAGCCCACGCCGTCGACACCAGCTGCGGAACCGTCAGCCCCGAAGCCAGGATCTTGGCCTTCAGCGCCTCCACATCCGCCGCGTCTACCAGCGCATGGTCCACCGCTGGAACAGGGTCCTGCCAGATCAGCGTCTCCTTCGGCACCAACGGCCCAAGGTAGCGCGCCACCGGGCCCATATCGCGATGCGTCAGCTTGAACCAAGCCTTCGCAAACGCATCCGCAAACTCCGCCGGGTTGTCCCGATAGCGCCGCGAGATCTTCTCAAACTCCGGATCGAACCGCAGCGCCAGGTCCGACGTCAACATCATCGGCTCATGCTTCTTCGCTGTGTCATACGCATCCGGCACCATCTCATCTGACGCGACCCCGCCCTTCGGCTTCCACTGGTGCGCGCCCGCGGGGCTCTTCGTCAGCTCCCACTCATACTTGAACAGGTTGTCCAGGAACTCACTGTCCCAGCGCGCCGGATGGCTCGTCCATATGACCTCCAGCCCGCTCGTGATGGCGTTGCTGCCCACGCCGTTGCCCAGGCTGTTCTTCCAGCCCAGTCCCTGCTGTTCAATCGGAGCGCCTTCAGGCTCAGGCCCCACATACTTGCTCGGGTCGCCCGCGCCATGCGTCTTGCCGAAAGCATGTCCGCCCGCAATCAGCGCCACCGTCTCTTCATCGTTCATCGCCATCCGCGCAAACGTCTCGCGAATGTCGCGCCCTGAAGCGATCGGGTCGGGGTTGCCGTCCGGGCCTTCCGGGTTCACATAGATCAGGCCCATCTGCACCGCTGCCAAGGGATTATCCAGCTGACGGTCGCCTTTGTACCGCTTATTGCCCAGCCACGTCGTCTCCGGCCCCCAGTACGTCTGGTCCGGCTCCCACGCATCTTCGCGACCACCCGCAAAGCCATACGTCTTGAAGCCCATCGACTCCAGTGCAACATTGCCCGTCAGAACAATCAGGTCAGCCCACGAAATCTTCCGCCCATACTTCTGCTTGATCGGCCAGATCAGCCGCCGCGCCTTGTCCAGGCTCACATTGTCCGGCCAGCTGTTCAGCGGAGCGAACCGCTGCATGCCCATGCCCGCGCCGCCGCGTCCATCGGCGATGCGGTACGTGCCCGCGCTGTGCCACGCCATGCGGATGAACAGCGGCCCATAGTGCCCAAAGTCCGCCGGCCACCACTCCTGCGACGTCGTCATCACCGCATGCAGGTCCTTGATCACCGCATCCAGGTCCAGCGTCTTGAACTCCTCGGCATAGTTGAACGACTCGCCCATCGGGTCCGACTGTGGAGAGTGCTGATGCAGCAGATTCACATTCAGCTGCTTCGGCCACCAGACAGCATTGGCCATCGCTCCCGCGGCACTCGGCATCATGTCGCCATGCATCACTGGACACTTCCCTGCAGCCTGGCCTTCATTGCCGGGCAGCGGCTCACCTACAGCGTGGTCGAATTGCTTTTCCATTTCTTTCTTCTCCTTCAAACCGGTTAAGAGCTGACGAGCTGCGGACTATGTTTGGCTTCTCGATCCAGCAAACGCCGTCAGCCGCGCCTGCCGATCCGTGACGATCTACCTCCGTCACCTCACCCCTGTCGTCAAAAATAGCCCTCATGCAACGATAAGTAAAATCAATTGCTTCTACGATGACGATTCGCTTGCTCTATCATCATCCCAGCGGCTTACTCATACACCCGCCGCGTCAACACACTATGAACCTGCAGGAACTCCGCTATCTCGTCGCCGTCGCCCAGCACCGCCACTTCGGCCGCGCCGCCGAAGCCTGCAACGTCAGCCAGCCCACCCTCAGCAGCCAGATCCGTAAGCTCGAGCGCGAGCTCGGCGTCACGCTCCTCGAGCGCACCAACAAGCGCGTCGACATGACCCCCGCCGGTACCCAGATCCTCGCCCACGCCCAGCGCACCCTCACCGAAGCCGCACAGATCGAAGCCGTCGCCCGCGCCGCCCGCGACCCGCTCGTCGGAGCCCTCAAACTCGGCGTCATCCCCACGCTCGCGCCCTACCTCATGCCGCTCATCCTGCGCCCGCTCAAGGCCGCCTACCCCGGCCTCACCATCGAGCTATGGGAAGACCAGACCCGCTCCCTCATCGAAGGCCTCCGCAACCACCGCCTCGACGCCGCTCTCCTCGCCACCGAAGCCGACTCACCCGAGATCACCGAGATCGCCCTCTTCGACGAGCCGCTCCTCGCCGCCCTTCCACTCGATCATCCGCAGGCCTCGCGCAAAAAAGTCGACGAAGAAAAACTCGCCGCCGAAATCCTCGTCCTCGCCGACGGCCACTGCCTCTCCAACCAGACACTCTCCATCTGCGGCGCCAAGCGCGCCACCCCCATCAGCGCCCTCCAGAGCGGCATGCACGCCGCCACGCTCGAAACCCTCGTCAACCTCGTCGCCGCCGGCTACGGAGCCACACTCATCCCCGCCCTCGCTGCACCCTCGCTCGGACAACGTGGCATCGCCCTCCGCCCACTCACCGGCAAGTCGTCGCGCACCATCCGCCTCGCCAGCCGCCCCGGATTCCCCCGCGCTCAGGCTCTCCGCGCTCTCGAAAAAGTCATCCGCACCGCCGCCCGCAAAGTCGGCTTAGCGTAGCCGCAGCAGGCTCTCCACCGACGGCACAAAGTAATACGACCCCGTCAGCGGCTCCGTGTACTTCGTCAGCGCATCCCGAGTCCCATTCACCAGCCCCGCCATGCTCTCCAGCATCTTCGCCAGCCGCGTCTGGTCTGCGCTGAACCCCACGAACACCGTGCCGTGGTCATCCACCTTGCCATACGGCATGTTGCGCCGAAAGATGTTCCCAAACACATCCTGGTCCGTCCGCGCCACATGCGAGTAGGCCGGCTTGTTCTCCATCTCGATGCTGTCCGCCTTGCTGCGCCCCATCACGAGCTCCTGCTGCGCCACCGGCAACGCCTCCCACTCCGCTACCTTGTGCTTCCACTTCTGCAGCAGCAGCACCGAACCCGCCGCCCCCGGAACCCCTTCCGGCAACAACGCGTCTGCCGGAGCCTCCAGCAGCGTCGGGTTCTCCGACCCATCGATAAACCCCGTCAGGTCGCGATCATGCCGATACGCCCAGCTCGACGTCTCCTCCGCCAGCCTCGCCTGCCCCGCAAGGTCCTGGATCACCGACCGCGCCATATCGAAGACCACGTCATACGCACTGCCCGACATCCACACCAGCGCATCATGCTGCGTGCTCGGCATCACAAACCCCTCGACGCCCTCGATGTCCTTGTTGAACCCCTCCACACCCACCGGGGCATCCTCCGGAACCATCTCGCGCCAAAGCTCCGGCCTGAATCCGATCACAAAGTTCACACCACCCGTAGTCGTCCGCGGCTCACGAATAGCAGCAATGGTAGAAGCAAACTGTTTACACCCCTTCGCATCCAGAAGATCAAACTCCAGATACGCATGAGAAGAAGTTCCAAGAGCAAAGATTCCAGCCTGCGCCGTATACATGCGGAAATTATAGCCACCGCCCAGCACCACAGCGACACCTCACCCCCCCCCACATCCACAACACATCCACAACACGCCCACAGCAGCCTCAGACAAGCGAACAAGAACGTCTTTCCAAGCGAGCACAAAGTTTACTTCCGACAAGCCGACTTATCGTTACTAATCAGGTGCCGACGAGCGACTCGGCGCTGCCTACACGGCACGCACACTGAAATTCCTTTTGTCCAGGATCGAAAGGAACATCACGTGGTACTCGATCACCATGTTCCGCAGCAACCGGGCGAACTCTCGTTCTGACGTTAGGGGATGGGCGCCCTCACTACTGAGAATGGTGTAGAGACCTCTCGCAAACTTCTCCTGTTGCCAACTCAGGATTCCGTCGTTCTTCAGCAACGTCAACGATGGGTCGAACTCGTCCTTCACCAACTCTTGTTTTTGCGAGCCAAGTTCCGCGGCGGCTTGAATGTGAACGTGCTCATAGAAACTGCGGAGGTGGCCAATGCAACTCTTCAGATCAAATGCATCGGCTGTATTTTTGTAGAGTGTTTCAGCCTTTTGCAGAGATGCAGTGAGGAGGGGATCAAAACCGAGGCCTTCAATGAAGCCAATGACCTTCCGCCTGTCATTGTCGACTTCGAGATTTGGAGTGTCTTGTAATGCACCCTTCAAGTAAAAATACAGTGCTTGGCTAATCTCCGCGAGCATGTGATGTATTTGTTTGACAATCACGTTCGCTTCACGCTCACGCCCCGGTTTGTAGTGAGGGTTTTGAGTCATCGTGCCGCCACCTCGCACTCCACGCGCAGAATGAGTCTGAAGATCAGCCATTTCGAGCAGGGGTTTTAACCATGAGCCCATGATTTCCAAATCAGTCTCCGAAAAGATGGTGAAGTTGAACGAGAGGGCATCCGCAAGCTGCATCATCAGAAGCGCAAGCCCGGGCGTCGGGTTCCGTGCCTGCGAGATCACTTCGAACAGGTCCTTCGTGTGTCCCGTCCGAATGGCGAATTCTGCAATTAACGGCAATTCCGACACTCTTCCGTCCAGATCTGGATAATGGTGTTGCTTAGAGCTGTAAACGTAATCGCCGTGCGTAAGAATTCGCGCGAGGATGCCCGTTACAAAGGCGGGAACATTAGCCGTTTCGACTTGATTCATGAGCTTGAGCAGAAAGCTATAGTTCGCGCTCACGAACTCGTACTGGTCCGGGGTCTCTGAAACTGTGCGGGGATCCTGCGCCCTCATGCCCGTGATATCCAGTCGTCGCGACCCGTCTGCCGCAACAGCGAGCGCTTCCTGTTTCAGGATTTCACCGGCCTTGAGTTGGGCTGTTAGGCGTTGTATCTCAGCGTTCCAGTTGACACCCTTGTCAACATAAATTGAGGTTGGTCGCAGCCGTTCTTCGTTGAGAATTTGTTCCGCTTTGTAATGGGCGAGCTTCAGTTCCATGCGCCGAAGAATAGCAGCTAGTCACACCCGCAGCCACTTGGTTCCGTGCGGAGCTACACTCTGGACGCACCATTGCCTGTTCGGCCATTGCTCCTCATAAACGCGCTTATAGTCACACAACCTTCTCCAGCGCCTCCAACCCACGCCAAACCACCTCGGCATCTCCCACCGCAGCTTCCACCCTCACCGTCGCTTCCTTCCACAGCGGCACCGCCGCCTGCAGCACGGCCATCCCAGCTTCGGTCAGCGCATACGTCGACACCCTCTTGTCCCCCATCCCAGCCGACACCGCCACCCAGCCCGCCGCCATCATCCCTCTCACATTCCGCGACAGCGTCGTCTGGTCCAGGTCCACCGCCACCGCCAGTGCCCCCTGGCTCAACCCCGGCCGGGCGCGCAGGTGCTGCATCAACTCAAACTGCGCCGGGTTCACACCCGCCGGTCGCAGAGCCTCTTCATACACCCGCACCAGCCGCCTCGACACCCGCCGCGCCGCCGCACAATAACACCGCACCTCTACGCCCTCCCATCCTCGACCCTGAAGCCCACGAATCCTCGACTCTGAAGCATGCGAGCCGGCTTTGAAGGGTACGAGCTTCAGCTCGTACATCTCAGCCACAAAATCTGAAGGGGCTTTAGCCCCGGAGGGCAAGCCCGCGCCACTAAGGCTTGGCACCTTCCGGCTCCTTCACCAGCAACGACAGCGGCGTCAGTGGCCCCATTGGAATCAGGTCGAACTCCATCAGCCCCCGCACACCCAGCGGCAGCTTCTCCAGCAGCGCATGGGCCTCTTCCACGGACGACACGTTCATCAGAAACACCACACCCGGCTTGTCCTGCCTCACATACCACTGGTCGATCTTCCCACCCAGGTATAGCTTCACCGTCGCCCGCACCTCACTCGGCATCACCGGCCTCGTCGCTCCCGGAGCCATCGCCGCAGCCGTCAGATGCCCGATCGCCAGCACCTTCGTCGTCGGCGCAGAAGGCAGCTTCACCGGCGCCGCAGCCTGATTCGAGGCCGCAGCCTCACCCTGCCCAGCCGCAGGCACCTGAGCTCTCAATCCCATACTTCCTCCCATCACCACCACCACACAAACCCACTTCGCCAACCCAGACACTCCGCGCATCGCAACCTCCAGAGATCGAAACATTAATGATCATATGTATATACATACAAATCACCCGGCACGCAATCTCCGAACCCTACCCACTTGACAGCACCGGTACAATAGAACCAGCAGCAGGAAGACAGCGTGACCAAACGTCAGGCTCTTCCCGCACCCGGCCTAGGCGCTAACCCCAATCCGCTGCGCTTCTTACGGACTTTGACAACCGAAATTCAGCCAAATTGACATTTCGCCCTTAACCCCCGGCGTCAGGCATCCACCCCTAACCCCAATCCGCTGCGGATCATAGCCCCCCAAACCGGGGGGAGGGTCTCAGCCCGAAAACGCCCTCAACTCAGCCACAATCTCCGCCGCCGCCGACCGCGCCTCAGCCTCAGCCTCCACCGGAAAGCTGATCGCCCCCACGCGAGCATGACCACCGCCACCGTATCGCTCGCAGATCGCCGCTATATTCGCCAGCTCATCCGCCCGCTTGGCCGTCCAGGGGTTCGTCCCCACCGACACCTTGTTCCGAAAGCTAGACCGCGACAACCCCACGTTGTACGTCCCCTCCGGGTGCAGGTAGTACGGAATGAACTTGTTGTACCCCTCCGTCGGCTGGTCCGTAATGTCGAACGAAATCACTCCGTGCTCGCACACCGCGCGTTCGCCAATCAGCTTCAGCATCTGCCGATGCCGCTCCATCAGCGGCCCCAGCTCCTGCTGCACAAACGGCTGCGCCAGCACCTCCGCCAGAGGCATCTCGGTCAGCAGCGGAATCATCTGCCGCGAAACATCGGCGCTTTCAATCACTAAAGTCAGCTTCATCGCCGGAGCTTCCATCTCCACCGCAGCCTTGGCGCTCTCATACTTAGCCCCGTCAACGATGTCCGCCCAGTACAGTAGCTCCTCCAACCCATCGAGCTTCATCCCAAACTTCGCGCTCGCGATATGCGCAATCCACCCCGCGCAGCTCGTGTAGCTCGGATCGAAGAACTGCCGCATCGACAGCGGCCCAGGCGAGCCGTCAGCATTCACCTGTCCCGCACGAAAGTGCGCCTCATCCTCCGCGCTCGCAAACGCCGATTGGTGATGATCGAACCACCACGTCAGCTTCGGCGAAGCCGAGTACTTGAAGTCCACCACCGCATTCTCGCCATCCGCAAGCCACCAGCTCTCATCGAACAGCGCCCCCGCGCGATGCACCAGCCCGCGGTAGTCGAACCCCGCGGCAGTCCCCACGCACTCGCGATGGAACTTCGTAAACAGCGCGGCCGAACAGGCCCCGTCAAAGCATTTATCGTGATAGAAAACCCGGCAGTCCAAGCAGATCTCACTCTCCACGCACACATCCCGCGCGCTGTCTCTCAGGATATCCCGCCGCGCCTCGCGTACTATAGTTCGCAACCATCTCATCCGTTCAGGAAGGCCGCATGGAACCGACCCCCGAGCAACCCGACCTCGCCGCCGAGCCACAAAGCTCTGTCCTCGACACCTTGCCTTCGCCGCCTCCACCCACCGCGGAACCGCACGGCGTCTTCCTCGGCCGCTTCGGCCTCCGCGCCGGCTGGGGCATGGCAATCTTCGTCATCGTGACATTCCTGTTCATCGCCATCGGCGGCATCCTCGGTGTCGCCGCCAGTGGCCACCTCAAAGACTTCCTCGCCGCGCAGATGCAGGCCAAAGCCCATCCCAACGCACCCAGGCCGCACCTGCACATCGCCTTCGTCCCCGCGCTCAGCATCGTCTCCGACGGCGTCGAGTTTCTCGGCATGGCCTTCATCTGCTGGGTCCTGTCACGCATCGAGCGCCGCAACTTCGGCTCCTACGGCATCGGCCGCAACCGCATGCGCGACTTCCTCCCCGGCGCCTTCTGGGGACTCGCAGCGCTCTCTCTGCTCGTCTTCACGCTGCACGCTCTGCACCTGCTCTACTTTGACGCACGCCTCCTCACCGGCTTCCCACTTATCGCCTACGCGCTCAAGTGGCTGCTCGCCTTCCTCCTTGTCGGCTTTGCCGAGGAG carries:
- the katG gene encoding catalase/peroxidase HPI, translating into MHGDMMPSAAGAMANAVWWPKQLNVNLLHQHSPQSDPMGESFNYAEEFKTLDLDAVIKDLHAVMTTSQEWWPADFGHYGPLFIRMAWHSAGTYRIADGRGGAGMGMQRFAPLNSWPDNVSLDKARRLIWPIKQKYGRKISWADLIVLTGNVALESMGFKTYGFAGGREDAWEPDQTYWGPETTWLGNKRYKGDRQLDNPLAAVQMGLIYVNPEGPDGNPDPIASGRDIRETFARMAMNDEETVALIAGGHAFGKTHGAGDPSKYVGPEPEGAPIEQQGLGWKNSLGNGVGSNAITSGLEVIWTSHPARWDSEFLDNLFKYEWELTKSPAGAHQWKPKGGVASDEMVPDAYDTAKKHEPMMLTSDLALRFDPEFEKISRRYRDNPAEFADAFAKAWFKLTHRDMGPVARYLGPLVPKETLIWQDPVPAVDHALVDAADVEALKAKILASGLTVPQLVSTAWASASTFRGSDKRGGANGARVRLAPQRYWEVNQPAELATILDKLEAVQKEFNAGLTGGKKISLADVIVLGGSAAVEAAAKKAGQDVKVPFAPGRTDATQEQTDVHSFAPLEPIADGFRNYLRKGHEPYAAELLLDKANLLTLTAPEMTVLIGGLRALNANYGHTEYGVFTKQPEALTNDYFVNLLDMGTKWQKSATDAAVLEGLDRASGDLKWKGTVVDLVFGSNAQLRAVAEVYGSSDAQAKFVKDFVAAWTKVMNLDRFDLA
- a CDS encoding Dyp-type peroxidase, whose amino-acid sequence is MVLGGGYNFRMYTAQAGIFALGTSSHAYLEFDLLDAKGCKQFASTIAAIREPRTTTGGVNFVIGFRPELWREMVPEDAPVGVEGFNKDIEGVEGFVMPSTQHDALVWMSGSAYDVVFDMARSVIQDLAGQARLAEETSSWAYRHDRDLTGFIDGSENPTLLEAPADALLPEGVPGAAGSVLLLQKWKHKVAEWEALPVAQQELVMGRSKADSIEMENKPAYSHVARTDQDVFGNIFRRNMPYGKVDDHGTVFVGFSADQTRLAKMLESMAGLVNGTRDALTKYTEPLTGSYYFVPSVESLLRLR
- a CDS encoding CPBP family intramembrane glutamic endopeptidase; translation: MEPTPEQPDLAAEPQSSVLDTLPSPPPPTAEPHGVFLGRFGLRAGWGMAIFVIVTFLFIAIGGILGVAASGHLKDFLAAQMQAKAHPNAPRPHLHIAFVPALSIVSDGVEFLGMAFICWVLSRIERRNFGSYGIGRNRMRDFLPGAFWGLAALSLLVFTLHALHLLYFDARLLTGFPLIAYALKWLLAFLLVGFAEEYMLRGYLQFTLTRGVYGLGERLSPQNPRAAAFWIAAVIMSILFGTMHLGNGGENLLGIGQVVLVGLVFSYALWRTGSLWWSIGFHMAWDWAQSFLYGVPDSGNISVGRLFQTHFAGKPLLSGGADGPEGSVLCIPIMLLVLLIIRFATSPGPQPPLEQNPESAAPLFNSSLA
- a CDS encoding LysR substrate-binding domain-containing protein, with amino-acid sequence MNLQELRYLVAVAQHRHFGRAAEACNVSQPTLSSQIRKLERELGVTLLERTNKRVDMTPAGTQILAHAQRTLTEAAQIEAVARAARDPLVGALKLGVIPTLAPYLMPLILRPLKAAYPGLTIELWEDQTRSLIEGLRNHRLDAALLATEADSPEITEIALFDEPLLAALPLDHPQASRKKVDEEKLAAEILVLADGHCLSNQTLSICGAKRATPISALQSGMHAATLETLVNLVAAGYGATLIPALAAPSLGQRGIALRPLTGKSSRTIRLASRPGFPRAQALRALEKVIRTAARKVGLA
- a CDS encoding phosphoesterase; the protein is MDCRVFYHDKCFDGACSAALFTKFHRECVGTAAGFDYRGLVHRAGALFDESWWLADGENAVVDFKYSASPKLTWWFDHHQSAFASAEDEAHFRAGQVNADGSPGPLSMRQFFDPSYTSCAGWIAHIASAKFGMKLDGLEELLYWADIVDGAKYESAKAAVEMEAPAMKLTLVIESADVSRQMIPLLTEMPLAEVLAQPFVQQELGPLMERHRQMLKLIGERAVCEHGVISFDITDQPTEGYNKFIPYYLHPEGTYNVGLSRSSFRNKVSVGTNPWTAKRADELANIAAICERYGGGGHARVGAISFPVEAEAEARSAAAEIVAELRAFSG
- a CDS encoding MarR family winged helix-turn-helix transcriptional regulator; protein product: MPSLSGAGLPSGAKAPSDFVAEMYELKLVPFKAGSHASESRIRGLQGRGWEGVEVRCYCAAARRVSRRLVRVYEEALRPAGVNPAQFELMQHLRARPGLSQGALAVAVDLDQTTLSRNVRGMMAAGWVAVSAGMGDKRVSTYALTEAGMAVLQAAVPLWKEATVRVEAAVGDAEVVWRGLEALEKVV